In one window of Bacteroidales bacterium DNA:
- a CDS encoding mannose-1-phosphate guanylyltransferase, whose translation MENNTYVVIMAGGIGSRFWPLSTSNYPKQFLDILGTGKTFLQETAERFLEICPYKNMVIVTNKEYKDIVKVQLPEIPEPNILLEPMRKNTAPCIAYANSYIKQLNANANIVVSPADHLILNTQKFINIIQKGIEFVAQNDALLTIGIKPNRPETGYGYIQINHDDKAKNIIMRVKTFTEKPNYELAEFFLKSGDFFWNSGIFLWNIKTVENSFEQHLPEVFHLFKEYNTSAQKTEEKLSYIYSECPNISIDYGIMEKADNVYVIKADFGWSDLGTWGSLFENLKKDKNNNIIRGNMVFTNLASDNFIQIPNDKIAVINGVSNLIVVEHNNMLLISDKLQEQEIKTVVNKINLK comes from the coding sequence ATGGAAAATAATACATACGTTGTTATAATGGCTGGCGGTATAGGAAGCCGCTTTTGGCCTCTAAGCACTAGCAATTATCCTAAACAATTTCTTGATATTTTAGGAACAGGAAAAACCTTTTTACAAGAAACCGCTGAACGTTTTCTTGAAATATGTCCATACAAAAATATGGTTATTGTAACTAATAAGGAATATAAAGATATTGTTAAGGTACAATTACCAGAAATTCCCGAGCCAAATATATTGCTCGAGCCTATGCGAAAAAATACGGCTCCATGTATTGCATACGCTAATTCGTATATTAAACAATTAAACGCAAATGCTAATATTGTTGTTTCTCCAGCCGATCATCTTATTTTAAATACTCAAAAGTTTATTAATATTATTCAAAAAGGTATTGAATTTGTTGCTCAAAACGATGCCCTTCTTACCATTGGTATTAAACCTAATCGGCCAGAAACAGGGTATGGTTATATTCAAATTAACCACGACGACAAAGCCAAAAATATTATTATGAGGGTAAAAACATTTACCGAAAAACCCAATTATGAGTTGGCAGAGTTTTTTTTAAAAAGCGGTGATTTTTTCTGGAATAGTGGCATTTTTTTATGGAATATCAAAACGGTAGAAAATTCGTTCGAGCAACACTTACCCGAAGTTTTTCATTTATTTAAAGAATATAATACAAGTGCTCAAAAAACGGAAGAAAAATTATCTTATATATACAGCGAATGCCCCAATATTTCTATTGATTACGGTATAATGGAAAAAGCAGATAATGTTTATGTTATTAAAGCCGATTTTGGTTGGTCTGATTTGGGCACTTGGGGATCGTTGTTTGAAAATTTAAAAAAAGATAAAAACAATAATATTATTAGAGGCAATATGGTATTTACCAATCTTGCAAGCGATAATTTTATTCAGATTCCTAACGATAAAATTGCAGTTATTAATGGCGTTTCGAACCTTATTGTGGTAGAACATAATAATATGCTTCTGATTTCGGATAAATTACAAGAGCAAGAAATTAAAACAGTTGTTAATAAAATTAATCTA